Proteins encoded together in one Myxococcales bacterium window:
- a CDS encoding AgmX/PglI C-terminal domain-containing protein, protein MTSVVDAARAVRVATVVRLAFVALVVASLVGCAPRAPASVGPSRTNEGGATPRKHGRIEPVVIQRVARASFGSFTRCYEAGLARDPKLQGRVSTKFVIELDGSVSQAAVGAATTLPDKAVVSCVVEVFGRLRFPRPEGGIVDVVYPLSFSPEVDEGEPMFP, encoded by the coding sequence ATGACGAGCGTGGTCGACGCTGCCCGCGCGGTGCGTGTGGCCACGGTCGTTCGTCTCGCCTTTGTCGCTCTGGTCGTCGCGTCGCTCGTCGGCTGCGCACCGAGGGCACCCGCGTCGGTAGGCCCGTCCCGCACGAACGAGGGCGGCGCGACCCCACGCAAGCACGGACGGATCGAGCCTGTCGTGATCCAGCGCGTCGCGCGCGCTTCCTTCGGGAGCTTCACCCGCTGCTACGAGGCGGGCCTCGCTCGGGACCCCAAGCTCCAGGGGCGCGTCTCCACCAAGTTCGTCATCGAGCTCGACGGCTCCGTGAGCCAAGCGGCGGTCGGGGCCGCCACGACGTTGCCCGACAAGGCCGTCGTGTCCTGCGTGGTCGAGGTGTTCGGCAGGTTGCGATTTCCACGGCCCGAAGGCGGCATCGTCGATGTCGTCTATCCCTTGTCGTTCTCTCCCGAGGTGGACGAAGGCGAGCCCATGTTCCCCTGA
- a CDS encoding GNAT family N-acetyltransferase — protein MRKATFFDMPEDEALALTDRAETMHLASLGEGGQPVLRALHVVRVGRAFYFHGAPVGEKTEAYGALAVLSAVEDVARIPSHFLDPERACPATTLYRSVQLHGRLDRVVEPDEKARALLALMKKLQPEGGYVPITAESPLYTKALAGIDVVRLVPDVIQGKKKLGQNRTPAERARLYAGLLGRGEPGDYAAIEAILGASPDDTRPPALLAEDGTPLFADLDEARIEEAAVLLEGAYWLEGVARETVLGAFRSSRVRVGDAGSDGRLVAAARATSDGRVAWIFDVIVAPEARGRGLAMALVKLLLGHPAVRDAQVVRLGTRDAAGLYAKLGFADVREAPLRKYPVIEMARRRAIAST, from the coding sequence ATGCGCAAAGCCACCTTCTTCGACATGCCCGAGGACGAGGCCCTCGCCCTCACCGACCGCGCGGAGACCATGCACCTCGCCTCGCTCGGGGAGGGTGGACAGCCCGTGCTCCGCGCGCTCCACGTGGTGCGGGTGGGGCGGGCCTTCTACTTCCATGGCGCACCCGTCGGGGAGAAGACCGAGGCCTACGGGGCGCTCGCCGTGCTCTCGGCCGTGGAGGACGTGGCCCGGATCCCGAGCCATTTCCTCGACCCCGAGCGGGCATGCCCGGCCACCACGCTCTACCGCTCCGTGCAGCTCCACGGACGACTCGACCGGGTCGTCGAGCCCGACGAGAAGGCTCGCGCGCTCCTTGCGCTCATGAAGAAGCTCCAGCCCGAGGGGGGCTACGTGCCGATCACGGCCGAGTCGCCGCTCTACACGAAGGCCCTCGCCGGCATCGACGTGGTGCGCCTCGTGCCCGACGTGATCCAGGGGAAGAAGAAGCTCGGTCAGAACCGCACGCCGGCAGAGCGCGCGCGGCTCTACGCGGGGCTCCTCGGCCGCGGAGAGCCGGGAGACTACGCCGCGATCGAGGCCATCCTCGGCGCGAGCCCCGACGACACACGGCCCCCAGCGCTCCTCGCCGAGGACGGCACGCCGCTCTTCGCCGACCTCGACGAGGCGCGCATCGAGGAGGCCGCAGTGCTCCTCGAGGGGGCGTACTGGCTCGAAGGGGTGGCGCGCGAGACGGTGCTCGGCGCCTTCCGGAGCTCCCGCGTCAGGGTCGGCGACGCGGGGAGCGATGGGCGCCTCGTCGCCGCCGCGCGGGCCACGAGCGATGGGCGTGTCGCGTGGATCTTCGACGTGATCGTCGCGCCCGAGGCGCGGGGCCGCGGGCTCGCGATGGCCCTGGTGAAGCTCCTGCTCGGGCACCCCGCCGTGCGCGACGCGCAGGTCGTGCGCCTAGGCACACGGGACGCCGCAGGTCTCTACGCGAAGCTCGGCTTCGCGGACGTGCGCGAGGCCCCGCTCCGAAAATACCCGGTCATCGAGATGGCCCGGCGGCGCGCGATCGCCTCGACGTGA
- a CDS encoding PLP-dependent aminotransferase family protein: MDQSRRRPGTPTLSLVPAESPRETLVARVRRSIVSEVRRGRLRPGQALPGSRPLAAALGVHRNTVLAALRELESEGWVSASPAKGTFVSEALPERRPRAEVPDAAPDRPGFDVPEDSWVPSRPARALSFYGGIPDVRLVDTALLARALRRALRDPSTLRYGSPLGDLRLRRALSRLLSDTRGVPRAEDEILVTSGSQMAIDLVGRALVPRGAVVAVEALGYRPAWDALRRAGVELVPVPVDGEGLDVSALERIARKKTLAGVLLTPHHQCPTTVTLSAPRRVALLELARRSRWIVLEDDYDHEFHYEGRPILPLASADPGGNVVYVGTLSKVLSPGLRVGYVAAPRSVVARLAALRASTDREGNHVVERAVAELLEDGEAERHVRRARKVYHARRDALVGLLATTFGESLSFRVPGGGTSIHATVGGDVDVEAVVDRAYELGLSLQSPRTFAFDGRTKPFLRLGFAQHDEAELAKAVAILARVLPRAKPRRPRAGPSPDRAAAP, from the coding sequence ATGGACCAGTCCAGGCGCCGCCCCGGAACCCCGACGCTCTCCCTCGTCCCCGCCGAGTCCCCCCGCGAGACGCTCGTCGCGCGCGTGCGCCGCAGCATCGTCTCGGAGGTGCGTCGCGGTCGTCTCCGGCCCGGCCAGGCGCTCCCCGGCAGTCGCCCGCTCGCAGCCGCCCTCGGTGTGCACAGGAACACGGTGCTCGCAGCGCTCCGGGAGCTCGAGAGCGAGGGCTGGGTCTCGGCGTCGCCGGCCAAGGGCACGTTCGTGTCCGAGGCGCTCCCGGAGCGGAGGCCGCGCGCCGAGGTGCCCGACGCAGCGCCGGATCGCCCGGGGTTCGACGTGCCCGAGGATTCCTGGGTCCCCTCGAGGCCGGCGCGCGCCCTCTCGTTCTACGGCGGCATCCCCGACGTGCGCCTCGTCGATACGGCCCTGCTCGCGCGTGCGCTGCGGCGCGCCCTCCGTGATCCGTCGACGCTCCGATACGGCTCGCCGCTCGGCGATCTCCGGCTTCGCCGCGCGCTCTCTCGGCTCCTCTCCGACACACGTGGTGTCCCTCGCGCGGAGGACGAGATCCTCGTCACGTCCGGAAGTCAGATGGCCATCGATCTCGTGGGGCGCGCGCTCGTCCCGCGTGGGGCGGTCGTGGCGGTCGAGGCCCTCGGGTACCGGCCGGCCTGGGACGCGCTGCGCCGCGCGGGTGTCGAGCTCGTTCCGGTGCCCGTCGATGGGGAGGGCCTCGACGTCTCCGCGCTCGAGCGGATCGCGAGGAAGAAGACCCTCGCCGGGGTGCTCCTCACGCCGCACCACCAGTGCCCGACGACGGTCACCCTCTCGGCGCCGCGGAGGGTCGCGTTGCTCGAGCTCGCGAGGCGCTCACGCTGGATCGTCCTCGAGGACGACTACGACCACGAGTTCCACTACGAAGGGAGGCCCATCTTGCCCCTGGCGAGCGCCGATCCGGGCGGCAACGTGGTGTACGTCGGCACCCTCTCGAAGGTGCTCTCCCCTGGTCTTCGCGTGGGCTACGTGGCCGCCCCGCGCTCGGTGGTGGCCAGGCTCGCGGCGCTCCGGGCGTCGACGGATCGCGAGGGCAACCACGTCGTCGAGCGCGCCGTGGCGGAGCTCCTCGAGGACGGCGAGGCCGAGCGCCACGTGCGCCGCGCACGAAAGGTGTATCATGCACGACGTGACGCGCTCGTCGGTCTCTTGGCGACCACGTTCGGGGAGTCTCTCTCGTTCCGCGTGCCGGGTGGGGGCACGAGCATCCACGCCACCGTCGGAGGAGACGTGGACGTCGAGGCCGTGGTCGACCGCGCCTACGAGCTCGGGCTCTCGCTCCAGTCGCCGCGCACCTTCGCGTTCGACGGTCGAACCAAGCCATTTCTGAGGCTCGGGTTCGCCCAACACGACGAGGCCGAGCTCGCGAAGGCGGTCGCGATCCTGGCTCGCGTGCTGCCCCGCGCGAAGCCGAGACGCCCTCGTGCTGGTCCATCCCCCGACCGCGCTGCGGCACCCTGA
- a CDS encoding MBOAT family protein, whose amino-acid sequence MLFNSALYGVFLLATYAVFWALTPARGGEPVSPQKIAQRRLLRALFLVGASYVFYFYGTYDAALEQNVPLGPLGWSVLCLGIIFVGSTLDFVIGKKLGETEDPKKRKALLLASVTYYLGVLALFKYWNFGADTLVDLAKLAGVTISPVHLRLALPFGISFFTFETMSYTIDVYRKEIPPAKRYLDYLLFVAFFPHLVAGPIVRPHTMLPQFEREPVASDDTKSRGMFLIATGLAKKIVIGDTLAVNLVGRVFDNPERYSSLEGLVAVYAYAIQIYCDFSGYTDVAIGSALLFGYELPKNFDAPYTSQDLQEFWRRWHISLSTWLRDYLYVPLGGNRQSTWKTYRNLMLTMLLGGLWHGASWNFVIWGALHGGALAVNRAWQRAREASQKKAEKATAYRTAAEPDARHEKVLRAKEKAPSKDEPITLRTVLSVLATFHFVCVAWIFFRAQTFAQAKLLLLRTIGVREVMDPVTAELKTVLSFTVTSPNLSAKVLFVLALGFVTHFVPKRVFEGAYDVFRRLPAVAQGVVLALVAYGLHMASGAKSEPFVYGQF is encoded by the coding sequence ATGCTCTTCAACAGCGCCCTCTACGGAGTCTTCCTCCTCGCGACCTACGCGGTCTTCTGGGCGCTCACGCCTGCTCGTGGGGGCGAGCCCGTCTCCCCGCAGAAGATCGCGCAGCGGAGGCTCCTGCGGGCGCTCTTCCTCGTCGGCGCGAGCTACGTCTTCTATTTTTACGGCACGTACGACGCGGCCCTCGAGCAGAACGTCCCGCTCGGCCCGCTTGGCTGGAGCGTGCTCTGCCTCGGCATCATCTTCGTCGGCAGCACGCTCGACTTCGTCATCGGAAAGAAGCTCGGCGAGACGGAGGACCCGAAGAAGCGGAAGGCCCTCTTGCTCGCGTCGGTCACGTACTACCTCGGCGTGCTCGCGCTCTTCAAATACTGGAATTTCGGCGCCGACACGCTCGTCGACCTCGCGAAGCTCGCGGGCGTCACGATCTCTCCCGTGCACCTCCGGCTCGCCCTGCCGTTCGGCATCTCGTTCTTCACGTTCGAGACGATGAGCTACACCATCGACGTCTACCGGAAGGAGATCCCGCCGGCGAAGCGGTACCTCGACTACCTCCTCTTCGTCGCGTTCTTCCCGCACCTCGTCGCAGGCCCCATCGTGCGCCCGCACACGATGCTCCCCCAGTTCGAGCGGGAGCCCGTCGCGAGCGACGACACGAAATCCCGCGGCATGTTCCTCATCGCCACGGGCCTCGCGAAGAAGATCGTCATCGGAGACACGCTCGCCGTGAACCTCGTGGGCCGCGTGTTCGACAACCCCGAGCGCTACTCGTCGCTCGAGGGCCTCGTGGCCGTGTACGCGTACGCCATCCAGATCTACTGCGATTTCTCGGGCTACACGGACGTCGCCATCGGCAGCGCGCTCCTCTTCGGGTACGAGCTGCCGAAGAATTTCGATGCACCCTACACGTCCCAGGATCTCCAGGAGTTCTGGCGGCGCTGGCACATCTCGCTCTCCACGTGGCTCCGTGACTACCTTTACGTACCCCTCGGCGGAAACCGCCAGAGCACCTGGAAGACGTACCGGAACCTCATGCTGACCATGCTGCTCGGCGGCCTCTGGCACGGCGCGAGCTGGAACTTCGTCATCTGGGGCGCGCTCCACGGCGGTGCCCTCGCGGTGAACCGCGCGTGGCAGAGGGCGCGCGAGGCGTCGCAGAAAAAGGCCGAGAAGGCCACCGCGTACCGCACGGCCGCCGAGCCTGATGCCCGCCACGAGAAGGTCCTCCGCGCGAAGGAGAAGGCCCCGTCGAAGGACGAGCCCATCACGCTCCGCACGGTGCTCTCGGTCCTCGCGACGTTCCACTTCGTGTGTGTCGCGTGGATCTTCTTCCGCGCGCAGACGTTCGCGCAGGCGAAGCTGCTCCTCCTCCGCACCATCGGCGTGCGCGAGGTCATGGACCCCGTGACCGCCGAGCTCAAGACGGTCCTCTCGTTCACGGTCACCTCGCCGAACCTGTCGGCCAAGGTGCTCTTCGTGCTCGCACTCGGGTTCGTCACGCACTTCGTGCCGAAGAGGGTCTTCGAGGGCGCGTACGACGTGTTTCGTAGGCTCCCGGCCGTGGCGCAGGGCGTCGTGCTCGCGCTCGTGGCCTACGGTCTCCACATGGCCTCGGGCGCCAAGAGCGAGCCCTTCGTCTACGGGCAGTTCTGA
- a CDS encoding RtcB family protein, with protein MTDLLDQDDWKRLARETGGYFELATRDTGDVPVRLFLTQGLLTEAEPTLYRQIVNATRFPGTKLVCITPDVHYGYGVPVGSVILTSRDEGSVAMGPVGFDIGCGMMSAKSRVPAEAATWDKRLAFNREVEKRVALGAGGASVGGRLSKRELQEIVRGGAEHYVDKHRPDVSHTRAERQRVPVRDTWDVPWGGKGSPERGLDQLGTLGGGNHFIELQRGEPSGHLFVQVHTGSRGFGHGLATNYFELAREENPEVRDIDLGYFRPDSRHFEEYLDAVAAGANFAIVNRLAIFSLVAEAFRKVFKEDLELVYEISHNLVQAEDHPEVGPVWTHRKGATRAFPAGHPALVGTPWEHEGHPVLIPGSNRDTSYILRPEAGAVKSGYSVNHGAGRRLSRGEAKRVLSQEKVNEQYAREGIVVNTDLEVPLDESAACYKPSADVVAAVVGAGLARIEETLYPLASLKGNEEARKKEAYRTHEKTKKDRDRARDAERRGKRR; from the coding sequence GTGACCGATCTGCTCGACCAAGACGACTGGAAGAGGCTCGCGCGCGAGACCGGCGGCTACTTCGAGCTCGCCACACGCGACACGGGCGACGTGCCGGTGCGCCTCTTCCTCACCCAGGGCCTCCTGACCGAGGCGGAGCCCACGCTCTACCGCCAGATCGTGAACGCGACGCGCTTCCCGGGCACGAAGCTCGTGTGCATCACCCCCGACGTGCACTACGGCTACGGCGTGCCGGTGGGCTCGGTGATCTTGACCTCGCGCGACGAGGGCTCGGTCGCCATGGGACCGGTAGGCTTCGACATCGGCTGCGGCATGATGAGCGCGAAGAGCCGCGTGCCCGCCGAGGCCGCCACGTGGGACAAAAGGCTCGCCTTCAACCGCGAGGTGGAGAAACGCGTCGCGCTCGGCGCCGGGGGCGCGAGCGTGGGAGGGCGCCTCTCGAAGCGCGAGCTCCAAGAGATCGTGCGCGGAGGCGCCGAGCACTACGTCGACAAACACCGGCCCGACGTCTCCCATACGCGCGCCGAGCGGCAGCGCGTGCCCGTGCGCGACACGTGGGACGTGCCTTGGGGAGGCAAGGGCTCGCCGGAGCGCGGCCTCGATCAGCTCGGGACCTTGGGCGGAGGGAACCACTTCATCGAGCTCCAACGCGGAGAGCCCTCGGGGCACCTCTTCGTGCAGGTGCACACCGGGAGCCGAGGCTTCGGGCACGGCCTCGCGACGAACTATTTCGAGCTCGCGCGCGAGGAGAACCCCGAGGTGCGGGACATCGATCTCGGCTACTTCCGGCCCGACTCGCGCCACTTCGAGGAGTACCTCGACGCCGTGGCCGCGGGCGCGAACTTCGCCATCGTGAACCGCCTCGCCATCTTCTCGCTCGTGGCCGAGGCCTTCCGGAAGGTCTTCAAGGAGGACCTCGAGCTGGTCTACGAGATCAGCCACAACTTGGTGCAAGCGGAGGACCACCCCGAGGTGGGCCCCGTGTGGACGCACCGCAAAGGGGCGACGCGCGCGTTTCCGGCCGGGCACCCGGCGCTCGTGGGCACGCCGTGGGAGCACGAGGGGCACCCCGTGCTCATCCCGGGCTCGAACCGCGACACGAGCTACATCCTTCGGCCCGAAGCCGGCGCCGTGAAGAGCGGCTACTCGGTGAACCACGGGGCAGGTCGCAGGCTCTCGCGCGGTGAGGCGAAGCGTGTACTTTCCCAAGAAAAGGTGAACGAGCAGTACGCGCGCGAGGGCATCGTGGTGAACACGGACCTCGAGGTGCCGCTCGACGAGTCCGCGGCTTGTTACAAGCCGAGCGCCGACGTGGTGGCGGCCGTCGTGGGCGCGGGGCTCGCGCGCATCGAAGAGACGCTCTACCCGCTCGCGTCGCTCAAGGGCAACGAAGAGGCTCGAAAGAAAGAGGCCTACCGCACCCACGAGAAGACGAAAAAAGACCGCGATCGAGCGCGCGACGCCGAACGGCGAGGGAAGAGGCGATGA
- a CDS encoding aspartate kinase: protein MALIVQKFGGTSVGSIDRIKNVARRCLKAQADGNQVVVIVSAMSGETNRLLGLAHEVTKVPSAREMDAIAATGEQVAAGLTALAIEAEGGKARSLLGHQVRVLTDGAFTKARIRAIDHSKIQSTLEAGEIAVVAGFQGVDEDGNITTLGRGGSDTSAVAIAAAIQADACEIFTDVDGVYTTDPNVCPSARKIERISYEEMLELASLGAKVLQIRSVEIAMKYQVPVHVRSSFSDVPGTWVTGEDKSLEEVVVAGVAYDKNDARVHLVGVLDKPGVVAEVFSAIAEKNISVDMIIQNATSNTEGRADVTFTVSKTDLVRAKPFIEEVAAKVGASAVKYDDDIVKVSIVGLGMRSHAGVAAKMFKLLANEGINIQAISTSEIKVSCIVHQKYTELAVRTLHDGFGLAQPAAAP from the coding sequence GTGGCCCTCATCGTCCAGAAATTCGGCGGAACGTCGGTCGGCTCGATCGACCGCATCAAGAACGTCGCTCGGCGCTGCCTCAAGGCGCAGGCCGATGGCAACCAGGTCGTCGTCATCGTGTCCGCCATGAGCGGCGAGACGAATCGGCTCCTCGGCCTCGCGCACGAGGTCACCAAGGTGCCGAGCGCCCGCGAGATGGACGCGATCGCCGCCACGGGCGAGCAGGTCGCGGCCGGTCTCACGGCGCTCGCGATCGAGGCCGAAGGTGGCAAGGCGCGCTCGCTCCTCGGGCACCAGGTCCGCGTCCTCACGGACGGCGCCTTCACGAAGGCCCGCATCCGCGCGATCGATCACTCCAAGATCCAGTCGACCCTCGAAGCCGGCGAGATCGCCGTGGTCGCCGGGTTCCAGGGCGTCGACGAGGACGGCAACATCACGACGCTCGGCCGCGGGGGCTCCGACACGTCCGCCGTGGCCATCGCCGCGGCCATCCAGGCCGACGCGTGCGAGATCTTCACCGACGTCGACGGGGTCTACACGACCGACCCGAACGTGTGCCCCTCGGCCCGCAAGATCGAGCGCATCTCGTACGAAGAGATGTTGGAGCTCGCGTCGCTCGGGGCCAAAGTCCTCCAGATTCGCAGCGTGGAGATCGCCATGAAGTACCAGGTTCCCGTTCACGTGAGGTCCTCCTTCAGCGACGTGCCCGGCACGTGGGTCACCGGCGAGGACAAGTCCCTCGAAGAGGTGGTGGTCGCCGGCGTCGCCTACGACAAGAACGACGCTCGCGTGCACCTCGTCGGCGTGCTCGACAAACCCGGCGTCGTCGCCGAGGTGTTCTCCGCGATCGCCGAGAAGAACATCTCGGTCGACATGATCATCCAGAACGCCACGAGCAACACCGAGGGCCGCGCCGACGTGACCTTCACCGTGTCGAAGACCGACCTCGTGCGCGCGAAGCCCTTCATCGAAGAGGTCGCCGCCAAGGTGGGCGCGAGCGCCGTGAAGTACGACGACGACATCGTGAAGGTGAGCATCGTCGGCCTCGGCATGCGCTCGCACGCCGGCGTCGCCGCCAAGATGTTCAAGCTCCTCGCGAACGAGGGCATCAACATCCAGGCCATCTCGACGAGCGAGATCAAGGTCTCGTGCATCGTGCACCAAAAGTACACCGAGCTCGCGGTGCGCACCCTCCACGACGGCTTCGGCCTCGCGCAGCCCGCCGCCGCGCCCTGA